In the genome of Pontibacter actiniarum, the window TCCAAACTGCAATCCATACACCCGCTTTATCTGTTCTGCCATAATTTTTACGTCAAGCTGCAAAATTGGGAAAGGTTTCTGTCTTGTGCTAATCGTGCCGCGCAACGGCACACCCCGATGTACAAAGAAAGGCGCAGATGCCGCCTTTGCCGCATCCACGCCTTTGTTGTACTTCCGGAGAAATCCCCCCCGTTTACGCGTTATCTATCTTTAGAAGGGGTACTTACGCTGCTTGTGCTGCACCGTTATCCACTGCACGGTGGTAAACTCCTCCAGCACAAACTCGCCGTTGAAGCGCCCCAGCCCCGACTCCTTCATACCTCCGAAGGCGGCATTGGCCTCATCGTTCACCGACTGGTCGTTTACGTGCACCATGCCCGTTTCAATACGCTGCGCCAGCTGCACGCCCCGCTCCGTATCGTTGGTCTGGATTGCCCCGCTCAGGCCGTACTGCGTGCCGTTGGCGATTTCCACCGCCTCCTCATCGGTTTTATACTTGATGATCACGGCTACCGGCCCGAATATCTCGTTGTGGGCGATGGGCATGTCGTTTTTCACGTCCGCCAGTACGACAGGCTCCATCAGACGCTCGCTCCGCATCTGGCCATCCACCACTTTTCGGGCACCGGCGCTTATACTGTCCTCCAGGTCGTTCTGGATGCGCTCCACGGCATCTGTATCAATGAGCGGGCCTACAATCGTGCCGTCGTCGGCGGGGTTGCCCACCGGCAGGCCTTTCACCTTGGCGGCAAACTTCTCCACAAACTCATCATGGATCTTCTCGTGCACCAGGATGCGGTTAATGGCGATGCAAATCTGGCCCTGGTGCAGGAACTTGCCAAACACCGCCGCGTCAACGGCCTTGTCCACATCGGCATCGTCCAGCACGATCATCACGTTGTTACCGCCGAGCTCCAGGGAGAGCTTCTTGAGCTTTTTGCCCGCCAGTTCGGCGATCCCCTCCCCTACCGGTGTGGAGCCTGTAAAGGAGATGAGCTTCGGCACGTCATGCGTCACAAAGTCGTCGCCGATATCGGAGCCGCTGCCCACCACCACGCTGAAGAGGCCTTTGGGTAGGCCCGCCTCCTCGAATATCTTCGCCAGCAGCGTGCCTCCGGTAACGGGTGTGTGGGAGGCCGGCTTCAGCACCACGGCGTTGCCCGTTGCCAGGGCCGGCGCCACAGAGCGCATCGACAGGTGGAAGGGGAAGTTCCAGGGGCTGATGACGCCGATCACACCTAAAGGCCTGCGGTACATGCGGCTTTCTTTGCCCGGCGTGTACGAAGGTACAATCAGGCCATGCATGCGCCCCGGGAAAGAGGAGGCCTCGCGGGTGATCTCGAAGGCGTTTTTCCACTCCAGCGTTGCCTTCAGCTTGCTGCTGCCGGATTCCTTCACCAGCCACTCTATGATTTCCTCTTTGCGTTCTTTAATGATCTGGGCGGCTTTCTCGATCACATCGCGCTTCTCGCCCACCGTAGTGGCGGCCCATGCTTTCTGCGCCTCCTGCGCCGCCTTGTAGGCCTCGTCCAGGTCTTGCTTGGTGCCGGGCACAAAAGTGGCCACCGTGCTGCCGTCGAAGGGGTTGATGACCTCCTGCTCCTTGTCTTTTTTGGAGCCGTCGCGCCACTGGCCGTTAATGTATAGCTTGTTTAAGTTTGTATATCGTTCCATAGCTTAGGGGTTATTGGTTCCATAGCAGTGCCTATGCACTGGCTATTATTATACAACTAAGCCCATGCTATTGTTGTGTATACAAAGGTGTAGGTGGGTTTAATTTGGGGAAGCTGCCGCGAAACAAGCGTAAGTACAGGTTTAAACGAGCATGGCCGGCTCCTGCGGCGTGGGTTTTACCCCATTGATGATGAGCCCCTTTTCGAGGGCGGCCAGGTGAATGCTGCGTGAGACGTGGCGGGCGATCTCAGGCTGCTGGATCGCTCCCAGCCGCATGGCCACACCGCTGCCGCTAACCAGCTTAAAGCGCACAAGCGACTCCGAAATAATCAGCTCCTGCACCTCCTCCCAGGCAATCCTCCGCTCACGGCCGAGCAGCGACAGGCGGTAGACGATGCGCTCCGGCGTCATGGAGAAAAAGGCATCCTTAAAGCGGAAGACTTCCGTTCCGTAGGCTACAAACAACAGCCCGAGGCCCAGCAGCATGGCGCTGGCAACAGCCCACCCCGTACGGAAAGCATCTATCCATAGAAACTCGCGGAGCAAGGCATACCCACCTCCGAAGAACAGGAACAACCCCGTCACAAGCAAGGACTTTCTGGTGGACCGCAGCTGCTTGCCCGGGTACAGGTTTATGTACATATGGTTTTAGTTTGGGGAAAGTTCAGCAGAGTTCGATTTCTTTAGACCGTACCAGCTGCCGTATCTGCTCTTTTACCTGATGCAGCACCGCGTCGTTCTGTATCCGATCCAGGCTGACTTCGTGCACCTCATCATTCTTTAATACAAATATAACTTTGTAAAGTTTCAAATCAACAAAATCTATTTCGTCCCAGTCGAACGCGTGCTCCTCCTGCATAAAGCGGCTGCGGTAGCGCACCCCCTCGGCCGTGAGGGTGAGGTGCCTGCGGTACTGCGGCTTGTGGTCTAGCCAGACGGTGAACAGAAAGTAGCCCGGCACCAGCAGGTTGATCAGGAAGACAAACAGCAGCCCCGTGGTGAACGTCTTGGTAACGACCAGGTACAGCAACAGCCCCACCTGCAGCGCCATGGCTGCCCCAACCAGCAGCATCAGCCGCCGCTCCGCGCGTGGCTTCAAAGTATAGGCTCCTTCAAAAAGTCTGATACTGATTTCTTGCATGGCTCTGCACCTGTTTCTGCCTAAAATAAGCAAATCCGCCAAAAAGTCAAAATTAAAGCTGCCGCTGCTTTGCGCCAATTTTGCTATCTTAGGCTTCCTTTATGAAACAACGCATGAATTTACGCTATTCCTGGCTGCTGGCTCTGGGCACGCTCGCCTCTTGCCAATACCTGCCCCTGCAGCGCAGCACCACCCCCAGCGAACCGTTGGTCAACAAGTTCGGAGACGCCTCCCTACAGCGGATTTACACGTTGCAGGATGAACGCAAGACCAGCGAGCTGCTCCCTTTCCTTAGCGACCCTAACACGGCGCACCGGGCGCAGGCGGCCCTGGCTTTCGGCTCTGTGCAGGATACCGTCGCCCTGCCCGCGCTGCAGGCCCTGTTGTCTGACTCAGCGGTAGCCGTTCGCGAGGCCAGCGCCTACGCCTTAGGGCAAATAGGCCACCACCAAGCGGAAGAGGCCATTATCCGGAGCCTTGCCACAGAGCAGCGCCCGGAGGTGCAGGCCGAGCTGTTAGAGGCCCTGGGGAAGGTGGCAAGCACCAAGGGGGCTGACTTTCTGGCCAAGTACAGCGCTCCGAACCCTACCGCGCTCACCGGCCAGGCCTGGGGGCTGTACCGCGCCGGCCTACGCCAGCAGTACACGCCGCAGGGTGTGGAGACGGCCACCGGCCTGATGGCGGCGCGGCACCCGTATGAGGCACGGCTGGCGGCGGCGCATTTTCTGGCCCGCACCCCCAAACTGGACCTGACACAGTACCGGCAGCAGCTTCTGAACACGGCCACCTCCGACCAGTCTGCCGATGTGCGCATGGCAGCGGCACAGGCGCTGAACAAAGTGCGCGCAGTAGACAAGGCCCAGTTTCTGTCCAACATCGCCCAGAGCGACCCCGACTACCGCGTGCGCCTGAACGCCGTGCGCGCCATGGCCGGCTTGGAGTTCGAGGAGATAAAGCCAGCCATACTTGCCGCACTGCAGGATCAGAACATCAACACCGCTGTGGCCACCTCTGAGTTTCTGCTCAGCAACCGCAGCGGCGCAGACCCGCAGGTCCTGCTCCAGGTGCTGCCCAACCTGCTCGATGCCCGCGTGCGAAGCAACGTCATCTGGGTGATCCTGAACAACAGCCAGCCGCAGAACCGCCCTTACCTGAACCAGCGCTACAAGCAGCAGTACCAGCACGCCCGCACGCCTTACGACAAGGCCCACCTGCTGAAGGCTCTTTCCGGTGATTATAAGAACTATGCATTTATCGCCCAGGAGATGTTCGGTGCTGAGCAGCCCGTTATCGCAACCACGGCCATGGATGCCCTCATCCTGATGCGCCAGCAGCCCGACTTCCCCAGAAGTATGGAGGGGGCTTTTGCCGATATCTTTAAGCGCGCCGTCGGGAGCGGCGATGTGGCCCTGGTTGGCATGGCCGCCGCCGCCATCCGCGACCCGAAGCTAAACCTGCGCAGCCAGTACAGCACCTATGACTTTCTGGCCCAGGCACAGCAAAAGCTGCAGCTGCCCCGCGAAATGGAGACCAACATCGAGCTGCAGAAGACCATCGACTACCTGAACGGCAAACAGGAAAGCGAGACGCCCCAAAACCCGTTCACGCACCCGATCGACTGGGCACTGGTGAAGACCATACCGGTGGACCAGCAGGTGCTGCTGCGCACAGACAAAGGCAACGTGACGCTGCAGCTGTTTGTAGAGGACGCACCCGGCACTGTGGCCAACTTCGTGCAACTGAGCCAGCAGGACTTCTTCGATAACCTGTACTTCCACCGTGTGGTGCCTAACTTTGTGGTGCAGGGCGGCGATAAGCGCGGCGACGGCTGGGGCAGCTCCGACTACTCCATTCGCTCGGAGTTCGCTCCGCTGCATTTTCTGGAGGGCTACCTGGGCATAGCCTCCGCAGGCAAAGACACAGAGAGCAACCAGTGGTTTATCACCCACTCTCCCACACCGCACCTCGACGGCCGTTACACCATCTTCGCTAAGGTGGTGGACGGGATGGATGTGGTGCACCGCCTGGAGGTAGGCGACAAGATTCTGGATGTGCAGCTGGCAGAGCCTTTACCGCCGGTAACAAGCGCCGCCCATAAGTAACACCAACTACAAACCCATGAAGGAGGAGCAATGGCCTGCGGAGCTGCCTGTGGCACAGGTACGGGTGGCCCGGCCAACAGACAAGCTACCGGAGGTGGAGCGCTTCTACTGCGAAGGCTTGGGGCTGAAGAGGCTGGGTAGCTTTGAGAAGCACAGCGGCTACGATGGCGTGATGCTGGGCCTGCCCGGCTTCGCGTACCACCTGGAGTTTACGCAGCACGAGCACGGCAGCCCCTGCCCCGCCCCGTCTGCAGATAACCTGCTGGTGCTCTACATCCCGGACCGGCAAAGTATAAACAAAATAGTGCAGCGGCTGGCACGGCTGGGGTACCCCGAGGCAGAGCCGGAGAACCCGTACTGGAAGGAGAAAGGCGCTGTAACCATAGCAGACCCGGACGGCTGGCGGCTGGTGCTCATGCCCTCCGCTGGCATAGGCTAAAAAAGAAAGGCGGCACCCGCACGGGTGCCGCCTTTTATATGTAATGGCATTCCTTATCTTTAAGAGCAGCGGGCAACAGACATATCTGCCGGAGCTGTAAGCTCAGACCACTTGCTGATGAGGCATATAAACTCCTGCTGCAACGTACGCGTTTTGTCTTTGGCATACCAGCCGTGCAGTTTCTCAGCAAACTCCTGGTACGGGACGTTCTGCGCCTTCAGATCCAGGAAAAGCTGCTGTGCCGGCTCAGGCCGCGGCCCCCAGGTGCCCAGCACCTCCAGTGTTTCGGCGTCCAGGGCGATCAGCTTCGGTATGGAGCGGCCACCGTTTGTCAGGTAAGCATCCATCACCTCCGGGTTCTCATCGCGCAGCAGCAGCTTTACCTCAATCAGCGGCGAGGCATCGGCAAACTTCACAATGGCCGGCACGTTCTGCGCGGCATCGCCGCACCACGCCTCCGTCAGCACAACCCATACCATTTTCGTCTGCACGCTCAGCAGCACCTGGATCAGGTCATCCTCCAACACTGTTTTCTCCACGCGGCGCATGCGGTGCATGTTCATGCGGGTATACTCTACCATGTCCTCAGAGTGGTTGGTGCCCGTGGTTTTGTTCTCGGCAAGCAGCTTATCGATCATGTCGCGGTACTGCGAGTAAGTGATTGCCTTGGCCAGATGTTCGTTTGTGATAGTGGGTGTTGCCATTTTGATATCTTCCATATGGTTCGTTTTCGTGAAAAATATTGTATTGATAATATATTACAGTCTCTTTTGTGCAAAAAGTTCCTCCTTTCGCCGTACCAGCGGCACAGCTGGTGTGCTGTTTGCGCGATTGGCCAAGCGGTTTGCGGCATCTGCCAAGCGTAAAGCCGTTGATAGCCATACCTTTGCCGTATAACAACACAACCACAGCATCATGGCTTTAAACACCTTCAGTTTTTTAGTGCTCGGCGGAACAGGCAGTATAGGCTATGCCTTTACACAGGAGCTTTTGCGGCACCAGGAGCAGGTAACCCTGCTGGTACGCAACAAGCAGAAGGCGCAAAAGTTATTCGGGCCGCAGCCTACGTTACAGCTGATAGAGGGAGATGCGCAAGACGGTGATCTGCTGTTGCAACTAGGTGCAGAGGCGACGCACATCTTCCATGGGGTAAACTACCCTTTCGAGAAGTGGCAAAACAATATGGAGCGTGTAACGCAAAACGTCATTCAGGCCGCAGCCATATCCAAATCTACAATTTTTTTCCCAGGAAACATATATAATTTTGGATTAATTGATGTCATCACAGAGGAAACCCCTCCCAGCCCCACTACTAAAAAGGGGGTGATACGGGTTAAACTGGAGCAGATGCTGCAGCAGGCGGCGGAACAGGGCAAGTGCGCTGTGGTGAACCTGCGCCTGCCCGACTTTTGGGGGCCAAACGTAATGAATGAGGGTATAGCACCTGTTTTCAGGGGTGCCCTGGCCGGCAAAGCGATGCCCTGGCTCTTCCGCAACGACATCCCGCACCAGCTGGTGTACACCCCCGATGCCGCTAAGGTATACTACATGCTGGCCAAGCACCCTCCCCGGCAGCCGTACACCGTTTATAACTTTGCCGGGGAGGTGGTGCCAAGCATAAAACAGTGGCAGGCGCAGATAGCAAAGGCAGCAGGTACCGAGCCCAGGCATAAAGTATACCCGGGCTGGCTGTTTAAGGTGATGGGGCTCTTTTCACCGGGCATGCGCGAAATAGCCGAGATGGGCTACCTCTGGCAAAACACCATCCTGCTAAACGACGACAAGCTGCGCCAAACCCTGCCCAATATCCCGCACACACCTATGCAACAGGCCATTGAGGAGACGCTGGCTTGGCACCGGGAACAATGAATGCTACTAATTAGGAATGCTGAATTATTAATTATGAATGAGCACGTGCACCGTTAGTGGCTACGTGTGCATGGCACAAGTGGAGGCCTGCGCCTTAAAGCGTCATCAGGAGCGGGTGAAATAAAGTATGGTAGAAGCATAAATGCCATCCGTGGAGTAGAGTACTTCCCCTCCACGGATGGCACTTACGCCAACGTTAAACCTGCGGCTTAACGTTACCTTTCGATTCCGGTGTTCTTAATGTGCGCTTTTCTCGCCGGCAGTAACCGCTATGGGCAGGAAGTTCTGCTTAGGCGGTAGCGGGCATGTGGCGTAGCCCGTAAAGGCGCAAGGCGGGCTGTAGGCTTTGTTAAAGTCAATAACCGTTTTGCCATCTGCCCCTGGCTTCGGTATGTACAGGTAGCGACCGGAGCCGTAGGTTTCGGTGCCGTTGGTTTTATCGGCGAAAATAATGAACAGCTCCTCGCCTTCTTCCAGCGCATCGAGGCGGTGCTGCTGGCCGTTAACCGTAAACACGACCGCGCCCGGTGAAGGCTCCTGCGACGTCTGCCCCAGCACGTTGGTAATAGCGATCTGCTTTGGCAGCGGGTTCTGTTCCAGCCTTGCCTCCAGCCGCCACTCCGGCTGCACCGGATAGCGCTCTATACCTGAAAAGCTCTGGCGCGCCGCGTTCTCAGCATCCCACAACCTAACGCCATACTTATCTCCGCGCCTGATCACTACCCACTTCAGAGAGCCGTGGCGCATTTCGGGTGCGTGCTCCATGCCGGCAGTATAAATCACCGCCTGCTGCTGCACGGGTACGCTATCCAGCGTAACCTCAGCTGCTTTGTTCACCTGCAGCTTCACCTCATCCCCTTCAAGTATAAAACTACCAGCCTGGGCCGCTATTTTGCCTTCCGGAAACACAATCGCGTTGCTTTCATCACTGCCAAAGGTATTGCTGCCGGGCTCCAGCCAGTACAACCCCGACAGCGCCAGCCAGCTATCCTCTTTCTGCAGGTTCTCCACCCGCTCTGCGTGCCACTTGTCTATACTTGCGACGTAACTGGTATCAGCCTCAGCTGTGGCAGTAGCGGAGCCTTGCCTGTCTGCCTCAGGTTGGTTTTGGGAGCAGGAGGCAAGTATAAATCCTGCCAAGCCACAGGCTATAATGATTCTTTTCATTTCTAAGATTGAGGTATTCTTTGATAAACTGAAAGGCAAAGGTACAAACTACGGGCATGAGCCACAGGCAAAAGTGCAGACCTTGTTCCCTGCCCGCAGGGCGCACAGCTTTTAGGATGCACTGCCCCGGCATTCATGGGAAAGACTATATCAACTTTGGGCTTTTTGCAAGAACTCGTCCTTCGGCTAAAAAACCTGTTTATAAAAAAGCTCCTCCCACAGAAAAACAGGCTTTTATAAGTGGTTGAAAAGGGCTCTGCCAGACAGATAAGTATAGGATAAAGCGGTCTCTTTTGAAAGCGCTCAGGCGCGCTGCTCAGAGTCCGGTACGTCATAGCAAAGCTGCCGGTAAGCCATCGGAGGCATGCCTGTCCATTTTTTGAAGGAGCGGGAGAAAACGCTTGGTTCGGCAAAGCCCAGCAGGTAAGCAATGTCGGAGATGGTCTGCTGGTTGTCCTGCAGGTGCTGTACGGCGATCTCCTTACGGACTTCGTTCAGCAGCGCCTGGTAAGTTGTTCCCTCTTCCTTTAGCTTAGCCTGCAGGCTGCGCACGCTTATGGCCATACTCCGGGAAACGCTGTTTATACCTGGCTCCTCACCCTTCAGCTGCTTTGCAATCTCTTGCTGCACCCGCTCCCGTAGCGTACTCGGCTCAAACAGCCTCTGCAGGTACGCATCGGCATACTTCTCGAACAGCTGGTTTAGCTCCGCGTTGGCCGACACCACCGGCAACTGCAGGCAAGCGGCCTCAAACACAAGGCCGCTGTAGGCTGCGTTAAACACCAGTTCAGCCCCGGCAAAGATCCGCTCGTGCTCGGCTACATTTCCAGGTGCAGGATAGGCCAGCAGCACCTTTTTATACTTTATCTCCTGCCCCACCAGTGCCGGAAAAGCGTTCTTGTAGATCACCAGCTCCGAGTCCAGCGCATGGCGCGGGTGCTGCAGCGCCGGGCTTGCCACCTCCAGCTTTACCAGCGCCTGCTCTCCCTGCACCTCCAGGCTCGTCCGGATGGCGCCGCAAATGATATCCTGGTACTTGCACAGCTTCAGCAACGACTCCTGCAGTGTGGCGGCATTCATCATCACGTAAGCAATGGTGCCCATAGAGGTCGGGTTGATCGCCTCGGCCACGTGCAGGGCCAGGTCGGGGTCTTGGGTGGCAGCGACGGCAGCACGCCACAGGTCCT includes:
- a CDS encoding aldehyde dehydrogenase family protein — translated: MERYTNLNKLYINGQWRDGSKKDKEQEVINPFDGSTVATFVPGTKQDLDEAYKAAQEAQKAWAATTVGEKRDVIEKAAQIIKERKEEIIEWLVKESGSSKLKATLEWKNAFEITREASSFPGRMHGLIVPSYTPGKESRMYRRPLGVIGVISPWNFPFHLSMRSVAPALATGNAVVLKPASHTPVTGGTLLAKIFEEAGLPKGLFSVVVGSGSDIGDDFVTHDVPKLISFTGSTPVGEGIAELAGKKLKKLSLELGGNNVMIVLDDADVDKAVDAAVFGKFLHQGQICIAINRILVHEKIHDEFVEKFAAKVKGLPVGNPADDGTIVGPLIDTDAVERIQNDLEDSISAGARKVVDGQMRSERLMEPVVLADVKNDMPIAHNEIFGPVAVIIKYKTDEEAVEIANGTQYGLSGAIQTNDTERGVQLAQRIETGMVHVNDQSVNDEANAAFGGMKESGLGRFNGEFVLEEFTTVQWITVQHKQRKYPF
- a CDS encoding peptidylprolyl isomerase, with translation MNLRYSWLLALGTLASCQYLPLQRSTTPSEPLVNKFGDASLQRIYTLQDERKTSELLPFLSDPNTAHRAQAALAFGSVQDTVALPALQALLSDSAVAVREASAYALGQIGHHQAEEAIIRSLATEQRPEVQAELLEALGKVASTKGADFLAKYSAPNPTALTGQAWGLYRAGLRQQYTPQGVETATGLMAARHPYEARLAAAHFLARTPKLDLTQYRQQLLNTATSDQSADVRMAAAQALNKVRAVDKAQFLSNIAQSDPDYRVRLNAVRAMAGLEFEEIKPAILAALQDQNINTAVATSEFLLSNRSGADPQVLLQVLPNLLDARVRSNVIWVILNNSQPQNRPYLNQRYKQQYQHARTPYDKAHLLKALSGDYKNYAFIAQEMFGAEQPVIATTAMDALILMRQQPDFPRSMEGAFADIFKRAVGSGDVALVGMAAAAIRDPKLNLRSQYSTYDFLAQAQQKLQLPREMETNIELQKTIDYLNGKQESETPQNPFTHPIDWALVKTIPVDQQVLLRTDKGNVTLQLFVEDAPGTVANFVQLSQQDFFDNLYFHRVVPNFVVQGGDKRGDGWGSSDYSIRSEFAPLHFLEGYLGIASAGKDTESNQWFITHSPTPHLDGRYTIFAKVVDGMDVVHRLEVGDKILDVQLAEPLPPVTSAAHK
- a CDS encoding VOC family protein, coding for MKEEQWPAELPVAQVRVARPTDKLPEVERFYCEGLGLKRLGSFEKHSGYDGVMLGLPGFAYHLEFTQHEHGSPCPAPSADNLLVLYIPDRQSINKIVQRLARLGYPEAEPENPYWKEKGAVTIADPDGWRLVLMPSAGIG
- a CDS encoding thioredoxin family protein, whose translation is MEDIKMATPTITNEHLAKAITYSQYRDMIDKLLAENKTTGTNHSEDMVEYTRMNMHRMRRVEKTVLEDDLIQVLLSVQTKMVWVVLTEAWCGDAAQNVPAIVKFADASPLIEVKLLLRDENPEVMDAYLTNGGRSIPKLIALDAETLEVLGTWGPRPEPAQQLFLDLKAQNVPYQEFAEKLHGWYAKDKTRTLQQEFICLISKWSELTAPADMSVARCS
- a CDS encoding NAD-dependent epimerase/dehydratase family protein; translation: MALNTFSFLVLGGTGSIGYAFTQELLRHQEQVTLLVRNKQKAQKLFGPQPTLQLIEGDAQDGDLLLQLGAEATHIFHGVNYPFEKWQNNMERVTQNVIQAAAISKSTIFFPGNIYNFGLIDVITEETPPSPTTKKGVIRVKLEQMLQQAAEQGKCAVVNLRLPDFWGPNVMNEGIAPVFRGALAGKAMPWLFRNDIPHQLVYTPDAAKVYYMLAKHPPRQPYTVYNFAGEVVPSIKQWQAQIAKAAGTEPRHKVYPGWLFKVMGLFSPGMREIAEMGYLWQNTILLNDDKLRQTLPNIPHTPMQQAIEETLAWHREQ
- a CDS encoding DUF1684 domain-containing protein; translated protein: MKRIIIACGLAGFILASCSQNQPEADRQGSATATAEADTSYVASIDKWHAERVENLQKEDSWLALSGLYWLEPGSNTFGSDESNAIVFPEGKIAAQAGSFILEGDEVKLQVNKAAEVTLDSVPVQQQAVIYTAGMEHAPEMRHGSLKWVVIRRGDKYGVRLWDAENAARQSFSGIERYPVQPEWRLEARLEQNPLPKQIAITNVLGQTSQEPSPGAVVFTVNGQQHRLDALEEGEELFIIFADKTNGTETYGSGRYLYIPKPGADGKTVIDFNKAYSPPCAFTGYATCPLPPKQNFLPIAVTAGEKSAH
- a CDS encoding AraC family transcriptional regulator, whose amino-acid sequence is MTQEAHSLSAPSVGLLLHVLRQQGQDVGHICRQVGLDQRLVQDVNARIPVEMAQDLWRAAVAATQDPDLALHVAEAINPTSMGTIAYVMMNAATLQESLLKLCKYQDIICGAIRTSLEVQGEQALVKLEVASPALQHPRHALDSELVIYKNAFPALVGQEIKYKKVLLAYPAPGNVAEHERIFAGAELVFNAAYSGLVFEAACLQLPVVSANAELNQLFEKYADAYLQRLFEPSTLRERVQQEIAKQLKGEEPGINSVSRSMAISVRSLQAKLKEEGTTYQALLNEVRKEIAVQHLQDNQQTISDIAYLLGFAEPSVFSRSFKKWTGMPPMAYRQLCYDVPDSEQRA